A window from Photobacterium atrarenae encodes these proteins:
- a CDS encoding DUF1496 domain-containing protein, translating into MRTYMFGFKTGCLGFGLLVGTVLPVAVAQQSISTATPKVEIHPKGVDHRICWYGGKEYSRGSIVIVGTTQLVCQAENQFETNGRLTWHQLDKPSQKSASN; encoded by the coding sequence ATGAGAACGTATATGTTTGGCTTCAAGACAGGCTGTCTGGGCTTTGGGCTGCTTGTCGGTACGGTGCTCCCGGTTGCTGTCGCGCAGCAGTCGATTTCAACGGCTACACCGAAGGTGGAGATCCACCCCAAAGGTGTCGACCACCGGATCTGTTGGTACGGCGGCAAAGAGTACTCTCGCGGTTCGATTGTGATCGTGGGGACAACGCAGCTGGTTTGTCAGGCTGAGAATCAGTTTGAAACCAATGGCCGCTTAACTTGGCATCAGTTGGATAAGCCATCTCAGAAAAGCGCTTCGAATTAA
- a CDS encoding AraC family transcriptional regulator encodes MTPAQNHQHTTLQPAKELATYRVAQELGGIELLNAHYHRQNFSRHSHEGYTVGVIENGAQKFYRTGGNHVAPQNSIILVNADEIHNGHSATEGGWSYQAMYPLPGQFEAISRELTVSTARSGAPYFPSPVVDDPELANQLRLVFNTLEHSTNRLLRETLLYGVLTKLMCKHGCQPGLPGESPKAQQQVKRVKEFLDDFPSADVSLQELANLASFSPYHLVRAFQKVYGLPPHGYQIQSRLRLAKKLIRQGHTLSDAAQEAGFHDQSHLHRHFKKAMGVTPGQFAKQVNT; translated from the coding sequence ATGACGCCAGCTCAGAACCATCAACATACAACACTGCAGCCTGCCAAAGAGCTGGCCACTTACCGCGTGGCCCAGGAGCTGGGCGGTATTGAGTTACTGAATGCCCACTATCATCGCCAGAATTTCTCTCGCCACAGCCACGAGGGCTATACCGTTGGGGTGATTGAGAACGGCGCCCAGAAGTTTTACCGCACCGGCGGTAACCACGTTGCCCCGCAAAACAGCATCATTCTGGTCAACGCCGATGAAATTCATAACGGCCATTCAGCGACAGAAGGCGGCTGGTCTTATCAAGCCATGTATCCCCTGCCGGGGCAATTTGAAGCAATTAGCCGGGAGCTGACGGTTAGCACTGCCCGAAGTGGCGCTCCGTACTTTCCATCCCCGGTCGTTGATGATCCGGAGCTGGCCAACCAGCTCCGGCTTGTCTTCAACACCCTGGAGCACTCGACCAACCGGCTGTTGCGTGAAACGCTGCTCTATGGTGTCCTGACCAAGCTCATGTGTAAGCACGGCTGCCAGCCGGGTCTGCCGGGTGAGTCACCCAAAGCCCAACAGCAGGTGAAGCGGGTGAAAGAGTTTCTTGATGATTTCCCAAGTGCAGATGTGTCGCTGCAAGAGCTTGCTAACCTGGCCTCCTTCAGCCCATATCACCTGGTCCGAGCGTTCCAGAAAGTCTATGGTTTACCGCCCCACGGCTATCAAATCCAGTCCCGCCTGCGACTGGCCAAAAAGCTGATCCGGCAGGGACATACACTGTCAGACGCGGCACAAGAAGCCGGCTTTCATGATCAAAGCCACCTCCATCGCCATTTTAAAAAAGCCATGGGCGTCACCCCCGGCCAGTTCGCGAAGCAGGTCAATACCTAA
- a CDS encoding AzlC family ABC transporter permease, whose product MALAPTQQGSTAETAATESKLAQFRQGALAVTPLCIAVIPWGLLAGSFAIDIGLDPFQSQALSAIVFAGSAQLVATGLLKVGAGLATLLLTTLIITSRHLLYSISMRDKVSPLPLKWRLGLGFLLTDELFALCGHQSPKQFNRWYALGAGLWFYLCWNLASFAGIVAGKFIPNLDSLGLDFAIAATFIALVVPAIKNISVLVSVVVAMIASVLCQAYQVEGGLMLASLSAMVAGYSYNKFLGGPVSQQPEGGKS is encoded by the coding sequence ATGGCACTAGCCCCGACACAACAAGGTTCCACAGCCGAAACGGCGGCCACCGAATCCAAATTGGCCCAGTTCCGACAAGGCGCGCTGGCCGTCACACCACTGTGTATTGCCGTGATCCCCTGGGGGCTTCTGGCCGGCTCATTCGCAATCGATATTGGACTGGATCCCTTTCAGAGCCAGGCTTTATCAGCCATTGTCTTTGCCGGTTCTGCCCAGTTGGTTGCCACCGGCCTGTTGAAAGTCGGGGCCGGGCTGGCAACCTTGCTGCTGACAACGCTAATCATTACCTCCCGTCATTTGCTCTACAGTATCAGTATGCGCGATAAAGTCAGCCCGCTACCGCTCAAGTGGCGTCTGGGGCTTGGGTTCTTGCTGACTGATGAGCTGTTTGCTTTGTGTGGCCATCAATCCCCCAAGCAATTTAACCGCTGGTACGCGCTCGGGGCAGGCCTGTGGTTTTATCTGTGCTGGAACCTGGCTTCATTTGCCGGAATCGTCGCTGGCAAGTTTATTCCCAACCTCGACAGCCTTGGCCTCGACTTTGCTATTGCCGCAACCTTCATCGCACTGGTTGTACCTGCCATTAAGAATATTTCAGTCCTGGTATCCGTGGTGGTCGCAATGATCGCTTCGGTCCTTTGCCAAGCATACCAAGTTGAAGGCGGCCTGATGCTGGCCAGCCTATCTGCCATGGTCGCCGGTTACAGTTATAATAAATTCCTCGGCGGTCCGGTTTCCCAGCAACCTGAAGGAGGCAAGTCATGA
- a CDS encoding AzlD domain-containing protein: MIWVSIGAMALLVFASRYLFLAPGLPIKLSAETQKLLSYSSPAVLTAILAPIVFLPEGEVALSWTNPYLVAAITAVLLAWKLKNVLLTTVLSMALFFLLSAW, translated from the coding sequence ATGATTTGGGTTTCAATCGGGGCGATGGCCCTGTTGGTCTTTGCCAGCCGTTATCTCTTTCTAGCCCCCGGATTACCGATCAAACTGAGTGCTGAAACCCAGAAGTTACTAAGCTATTCAAGTCCTGCAGTATTGACAGCTATTTTGGCGCCCATCGTGTTTCTGCCGGAGGGTGAAGTCGCCCTGTCCTGGACCAACCCGTACTTAGTAGCAGCGATCACCGCTGTGCTGCTGGCCTGGAAACTCAAAAACGTCCTACTGACCACCGTACTTAGTATGGCCCTATTTTTCCTGCTATCGGCCTGGTAA
- a CDS encoding class I SAM-dependent methyltransferase codes for MTKINHDEPPKSHQHSHACPEREQVLVWDETKARSYAEAYGNWPTNRLAVAAIPFKADDRLLDIGCGSGTALREASRLITSGALLGIDPSAAMLEIAKAQTKTHPAGTRVQYLTGAAEALPLDDGSISVALAINTFHHWLDPAQGLAEVLRVLEPGGYLYIAEDHEVMAWHQNDANHLLKQIEDAGFFRLKRQTLAEGEIAFELLRAQKP; via the coding sequence ATGACCAAGATTAACCATGATGAACCACCCAAATCTCATCAACATTCTCACGCGTGTCCGGAAAGGGAGCAGGTGTTGGTTTGGGACGAAACCAAAGCTAGATCCTACGCCGAAGCGTATGGCAACTGGCCCACCAACCGTTTGGCTGTCGCGGCGATCCCCTTTAAGGCCGATGACCGTTTGTTAGATATTGGCTGTGGCAGTGGCACCGCGCTCCGAGAGGCTTCTCGATTAATTACCTCGGGGGCACTGCTCGGCATTGACCCCAGCGCAGCAATGCTTGAGATCGCGAAGGCTCAAACCAAGACTCATCCAGCCGGGACGCGTGTTCAGTATTTGACCGGGGCTGCGGAGGCACTCCCCTTAGATGACGGCAGCATATCAGTCGCACTGGCCATCAACACATTCCATCATTGGCTGGACCCGGCGCAGGGGCTCGCTGAGGTACTACGGGTATTAGAGCCAGGTGGCTATCTTTATATCGCTGAGGACCACGAGGTGATGGCCTGGCATCAAAACGATGCAAACCACCTTCTCAAGCAAATAGAGGACGCCGGCTTTTTTCGACTGAAACGGCAAACCCTGGCCGAGGGAGAAATTGCTTTCGAATTACTCAGAGCGCAAAAGCCTTAG
- a CDS encoding MATE family efflux transporter codes for MDFGNDPIKHLFFKLYWPTLTGMLTMAAYQVADGIIVGYGVGTMGLAGISMSFPVLMVAISLAMLFGIGSSMVVAIKLGENQPTEANRVFHYGCSFSVLISTAFTGVLLIWMDMWVDLLGANADIQPYLREYLIYWAIFLPTLFLRFSFSFFINNDKSPHVSRNANILSSILNVLLDLLFVLVFEWELKGAAIATGIAQTVAVIYMGYHFYLGKQQLSFTSYKFKVRDHEQKRILKLGFPIFIAEISGALAFALLNRVAISQGGSEAGAALATISFTLFFVMKFLVGVAFSVQPVFGFNHGAKNHQRIEELLGFSLKFVFVIGGLAYIFIYLFAGEIVSLFNVVNPEEVALATQALALFYPATAFMGANLVLGSYFQSVEKVKIATNLALLRGIVFVSLFLMLLPTAFGLTGVWLAIPLAEFVTFVVTLPFISLKKTAQYA; via the coding sequence ATGGACTTTGGGAATGATCCGATAAAACACTTATTTTTCAAATTATATTGGCCGACATTAACCGGCATGCTGACCATGGCAGCCTACCAGGTCGCTGATGGTATTATTGTCGGTTATGGTGTCGGCACGATGGGTTTAGCGGGCATCAGCATGAGCTTTCCGGTATTAATGGTCGCCATTTCACTGGCCATGTTATTTGGCATTGGCAGCAGTATGGTTGTCGCTATCAAACTTGGAGAAAATCAACCCACTGAAGCTAACCGTGTTTTCCACTATGGTTGCAGCTTCTCTGTTTTGATATCTACTGCATTCACTGGTGTGTTGCTGATCTGGATGGATATGTGGGTTGATCTGCTTGGTGCCAATGCTGACATCCAACCTTACCTTAGGGAGTACCTAATCTATTGGGCTATATTCTTGCCGACGCTGTTCCTACGGTTTAGCTTCAGTTTCTTTATCAATAACGACAAATCGCCTCATGTTTCACGAAATGCCAATATATTATCCAGCATTTTAAACGTCTTGCTCGATCTGCTGTTCGTACTCGTGTTTGAATGGGAATTAAAAGGAGCCGCCATCGCGACGGGCATTGCTCAAACTGTGGCCGTCATTTATATGGGATACCATTTCTACCTGGGGAAGCAGCAGCTCTCATTCACAAGTTATAAATTTAAGGTCCGCGATCATGAGCAGAAAAGAATTTTAAAATTAGGCTTTCCTATTTTTATTGCGGAGATCTCAGGCGCCTTGGCTTTTGCCCTGCTGAACAGAGTCGCGATTTCTCAAGGCGGTAGTGAGGCGGGCGCGGCATTAGCCACGATTAGCTTTACCCTGTTTTTCGTCATGAAGTTCCTGGTTGGTGTTGCTTTCTCGGTACAACCGGTCTTTGGTTTTAATCACGGTGCTAAAAACCATCAACGCATCGAAGAGTTACTCGGTTTTTCATTGAAGTTTGTCTTTGTCATTGGCGGTTTGGCTTACATCTTCATCTACTTGTTCGCCGGGGAAATCGTCAGTCTGTTCAATGTAGTGAACCCAGAAGAAGTTGCACTTGCAACTCAGGCACTGGCCCTGTTCTATCCTGCGACAGCTTTTATGGGAGCGAATTTAGTCCTGGGATCCTATTTTCAGTCGGTGGAAAAAGTAAAGATTGCAACCAACTTGGCGCTGCTTCGAGGTATTGTCTTCGTCTCGCTATTTTTAATGCTGTTACCAACAGCCTTCGGTTTAACGGGCGTGTGGCTGGCGATACCACTGGCTGAGTTCGTGACCTTTGTCGTCACCCTTCCTTTCATTTCACTGAAGAAAACAGCGCAGTACGCCTAA
- a CDS encoding helix-turn-helix domain-containing protein: protein MLPDKIHHVKVDHFRDLSFEEHSHTAHHPEHRLALLTQGVIEMVYGTDIRIVAPAMIMIPPGVPHRTLSATHVEMYLVSFCTGCLGIDEASLLMEPFQRVIDGSLPTVPVEPARIPLLIQLVQALSDESQQSGAESPPLLRSYLSIIFGDIYRGMALESTHPPVSKLASEALRFIHQNCHGAISLKDVADAVHRVPSHVATMVKKETGFTVGEWICQARIKKASSRLSHSSLTVQEVAAELDWKDMTHFIRQFKKVTGQTPAQWRKKQATKPSN, encoded by the coding sequence ATGCTGCCGGATAAAATCCACCACGTTAAAGTCGATCACTTCAGGGACTTGTCATTTGAAGAGCACAGCCACACCGCCCATCATCCGGAGCACCGACTGGCTTTACTGACCCAAGGTGTGATCGAGATGGTTTATGGCACAGATATCAGGATTGTTGCCCCTGCTATGATCATGATCCCTCCCGGCGTGCCGCACAGAACTTTAAGTGCTACGCATGTTGAGATGTACTTGGTTTCTTTTTGTACCGGCTGCTTGGGCATTGATGAAGCCAGTCTGCTGATGGAGCCTTTTCAGCGGGTAATCGATGGCTCTCTTCCGACTGTGCCCGTTGAGCCGGCGCGGATCCCTTTGTTGATCCAGCTTGTGCAAGCATTGAGTGATGAAAGCCAGCAATCAGGCGCTGAATCTCCCCCTTTACTGCGCTCCTATCTGTCAATCATTTTTGGCGATATTTACCGTGGTATGGCATTGGAGAGCACGCATCCCCCGGTGAGCAAGCTGGCGTCAGAAGCACTGAGATTTATTCATCAAAACTGCCATGGTGCCATTTCGCTGAAAGATGTTGCGGATGCCGTTCACCGTGTGCCTTCCCATGTGGCGACGATGGTGAAGAAGGAAACCGGTTTTACGGTTGGAGAGTGGATCTGCCAGGCTAGAATCAAGAAAGCCTCGAGCCGATTATCTCACAGCTCTCTAACGGTTCAGGAGGTGGCTGCCGAGTTAGATTGGAAAGATATGACCCACTTTATCCGGCAATTTAAGAAGGTGACAGGGCAGACTCCAGCTCAATGGCGCAAGAAACAGGCAACGAAACCCAGCAACTAA
- a CDS encoding GNAT family N-acetyltransferase, translating into MTQKSWQIRQACQADADRLTQCMHHAYRQLNAAYGGQALPPMQVDYAEEIRLYPVWVAYAGDTLVGGLILIHEQDYTTIANVAVHPDFQGYGLGRGLIEFAQQQAAQHGHQALRLVTHQAFTENINLYTYLGWKVDKHQENKIFMTKTLPTTNVVGSTS; encoded by the coding sequence ATGACTCAAAAATCCTGGCAAATTCGCCAAGCCTGCCAAGCAGATGCCGATCGATTAACTCAGTGTATGCACCATGCTTACCGTCAATTGAACGCGGCATATGGTGGACAAGCGCTGCCTCCGATGCAAGTCGACTACGCAGAAGAGATCCGTTTATATCCGGTATGGGTCGCTTACGCGGGTGATACTTTAGTCGGCGGACTAATTCTGATCCACGAGCAGGATTACACAACCATTGCCAATGTTGCCGTTCACCCTGATTTTCAGGGGTATGGTCTCGGCCGGGGATTGATTGAATTTGCACAGCAGCAAGCAGCGCAGCATGGCCATCAAGCGCTACGGCTGGTTACGCACCAGGCATTCACAGAAAACATCAACCTCTATACTTACCTCGGTTGGAAAGTCGACAAGCATCAAGAAAACAAGATATTTATGACCAAAACACTGCCAACAACAAACGTTGTCGGATCAACCAGTTGA
- the trpS gene encoding tryptophan--tRNA ligase, whose product MNHQQQASLKSQTAEKILTGDRATGQLHLGHFIGSLQQRVALQHRYQQTILVADMQGLTDNGHHPRRVADNILNVVADYLAVGIDPLKTRICLQSAIPALAELTMYYANLVTVARLQRNPTVKHEIEGKGFGASIPAGFLTYPISQAADITAFKATLVPVGDDQLPMLEQTNEIVRKLNQIVGEDILVECRPLLSEMPRLPAPDGKSKMSKSLGNCIYLDSDDRAIARAVKSMYTDPNHLRIEDPGCVEGNVVFTYLDAFHPDSAYVSELKQQYQAGGLGDGTTKQILTDCLQTLVAPIHERRAEYMADKAQLVALLKQGSEQAQEEADAVLGEIKRAFGLKLF is encoded by the coding sequence ATGAACCATCAGCAACAAGCTTCCCTGAAATCTCAAACGGCTGAGAAAATCCTGACCGGCGACCGGGCGACGGGCCAGTTACATCTGGGCCATTTTATCGGCTCCCTGCAACAGCGCGTGGCGTTGCAGCATCGCTATCAGCAAACGATTCTGGTGGCTGATATGCAGGGCCTGACCGATAACGGCCATCATCCGCGCAGAGTCGCCGACAATATTCTCAATGTTGTGGCGGACTATCTGGCCGTTGGGATCGATCCGCTGAAGACCCGGATCTGCCTGCAGTCGGCGATCCCGGCACTGGCCGAGCTGACGATGTACTATGCCAATCTGGTGACGGTGGCCCGTTTACAGCGTAACCCGACGGTCAAGCATGAAATTGAGGGCAAGGGGTTCGGTGCGTCGATACCGGCCGGGTTTCTGACCTATCCCATAAGCCAGGCCGCCGATATCACGGCGTTTAAGGCGACTCTGGTGCCGGTCGGGGACGATCAACTGCCGATGTTGGAGCAGACCAACGAGATTGTCCGCAAACTCAATCAAATCGTTGGGGAAGATATCCTGGTTGAATGCCGCCCTTTGCTGAGTGAGATGCCCCGGTTACCGGCACCGGACGGCAAGAGCAAGATGTCAAAATCCTTGGGGAATTGTATTTACCTGGATTCGGATGATCGGGCGATTGCGCGGGCGGTGAAGTCGATGTACACCGACCCCAACCATCTGCGGATTGAAGATCCGGGTTGTGTGGAGGGCAATGTGGTCTTCACCTACCTGGATGCATTTCACCCGGATTCCGCTTATGTCAGCGAATTAAAGCAGCAGTATCAGGCGGGTGGTTTGGGGGATGGGACCACCAAACAGATCCTGACAGATTGCCTGCAGACGCTGGTCGCGCCGATCCATGAAAGGCGGGCGGAGTACATGGCGGATAAAGCCCAGCTGGTGGCACTCCTGAAACAGGGCAGTGAGCAGGCACAAGAAGAAGCCGATGCTGTTCTCGGGGAGATCAAACGCGCCTTTGGCCTGAAATTGTTCTGA
- a CDS encoding CDP-alcohol phosphatidyltransferase family protein → MLTTLRMFLAVPIYFFILERNFTTVLWIIAIAGLSDGLDGWLARKLKALSHYGAIVDPLSDKAMLLCAYIAFVQIELLPLWVFAMIVIRDIIILLGAALFYLCFGPYRLAPSLWGKGCTLALIVLALLIISQQLLPQIPEQLISVGLMAVIFLITISGTHYIYNWAAKAHMLWKSPPPHR, encoded by the coding sequence ATGCTGACCACATTACGCATGTTTTTAGCTGTGCCCATTTACTTCTTTATCCTGGAGCGAAACTTTACGACCGTTCTTTGGATCATCGCGATCGCCGGTTTGAGTGACGGACTGGATGGCTGGCTTGCCCGAAAATTAAAAGCGCTGAGTCACTATGGCGCAATTGTCGACCCGTTGTCCGACAAAGCCATGCTACTCTGCGCCTATATTGCGTTCGTACAAATTGAGCTATTACCGCTCTGGGTCTTCGCCATGATAGTGATTCGGGATATCATCATTCTGCTCGGTGCAGCTCTGTTCTATCTTTGCTTTGGGCCTTATCGGCTTGCGCCCAGTTTATGGGGAAAAGGCTGCACCTTGGCACTGATTGTGCTGGCCTTGCTCATCATTAGCCAACAGCTGCTGCCACAGATTCCCGAACAACTCATCTCCGTTGGGCTCATGGCAGTCATATTCCTTATCACCATCAGCGGCACCCACTATATCTATAACTGGGCTGCAAAAGCACACATGCTATGGAAGAGCCCCCCCCCACATCGATAG
- a CDS encoding DMT family transporter: MTLDRRADLILIATTMLAAAGWIFSKEAIQGLPPFGFIGARFVLASLCLLPFCYSALKQVKRRELIRAMGVGCLLGCSLLLWIFSISVSETLGEGAFIMSLSMLFVPLIAWPLFRQRPPRMFWWSLPLAVGGLMLLALGGAGWQQSASQLWFLCAALTLALHFNVNSRVVRHVPPLLLTCIQLFVTGMIGWVASLSFETWPETILLSTWGWFAMSVLLATSLRYVMQTTGQKHSTAANAAIIMVLEPVWTVVLSILWYGETMPIHKFLGCCLILSALLFYRSGPVILSWLKAKTR; encoded by the coding sequence ATGACTTTGGATCGCCGCGCTGATCTTATTTTAATCGCAACAACCATGTTGGCCGCTGCCGGGTGGATCTTCTCCAAAGAAGCGATCCAGGGCTTACCGCCATTTGGCTTTATTGGTGCTCGTTTTGTGCTGGCTTCACTGTGCTTGCTCCCGTTTTGTTATTCGGCACTCAAGCAGGTGAAACGCCGCGAGCTGATCCGGGCCATGGGTGTTGGGTGCCTGCTCGGGTGCTCACTGCTGCTGTGGATCTTTTCTATCTCGGTGAGTGAGACGCTCGGTGAGGGCGCGTTCATTATGAGCCTCTCCATGTTGTTTGTGCCTCTGATCGCCTGGCCCCTGTTTCGTCAGCGTCCGCCCCGAATGTTCTGGTGGTCGTTGCCACTTGCCGTCGGGGGACTGATGTTGCTGGCACTGGGTGGGGCGGGGTGGCAGCAGTCCGCCAGTCAGTTGTGGTTTTTGTGCGCAGCGTTGACCCTGGCGCTGCACTTTAACGTCAACAGCCGCGTTGTCCGGCATGTCCCCCCGTTACTGCTGACCTGCATTCAGCTCTTTGTCACTGGTATGATTGGTTGGGTGGCTTCGCTGAGTTTTGAAACCTGGCCGGAAACCATTTTGTTATCGACTTGGGGCTGGTTTGCGATGAGTGTCCTGTTAGCAACCAGCTTACGCTATGTGATGCAGACCACCGGGCAAAAGCATAGTACGGCAGCCAATGCTGCGATTATTATGGTATTAGAGCCGGTATGGACAGTGGTTCTGAGTATCCTTTGGTATGGCGAGACCATGCCGATACATAAATTTCTGGGCTGTTGCCTGATCTTATCAGCGCTGCTGTTTTACCGCAGTGGGCCAGTGATTTTGTCCTGGCTAAAAGCCAAAACACGCTGA
- the phaC gene encoding class I poly(R)-hydroxyalkanoic acid synthase: protein MNYNFFADYFAKLQDINQAWWKELESGKAAMNSPLNKALNEINLEDSIEFLEKAAAQPSVLAQAQMEWWENQMKIWQNVTLKNGDDADLVKPEKDDKRFTDPAWESEAFYNYIKQSYLLFSNTMKQTIDSIEGIDDKAKERLHFFSRQAINALSPTNFITTNPELAKLTVATNGENLTKGMELLQEDMKASADVLKIRMTNDSAFELGVNVANSEGQVVFKNDLFELIQYKPLTEQVNATPLLIVPPFINKYYILDLRENNSMVRWLVEQGHTVFMMSWRNPDVSMAGVDFEDYVLDGVVKAVDAVEDITGEKQIHAAGYCIGGTLLAVALAYYAGKRMRNRIKSATFFTTLLDFSQPGEIGAYINDPIISAIEAQNEAKGYMDGRSLSVTFSLLRENSLYWNYYINNYLKGNSPIDFDLLYWNGDSTNVAVACHSTLLRQFYLENKLVDPKGYQVGGVNIDLSKIKVPAYFISTQEDHIALWQGTYRGAKNLSSKLTFVLGESGHIAGIVNHPAKNKYGFYTSDKVVDDPEAWLASAQRQDGSWWNHWNTWLAQYDSAEPVDGRELGNKNYPALAPAPGSYVQQTLPIEVSNAVEASQQSVNA, encoded by the coding sequence ATGAACTATAACTTCTTTGCGGACTACTTTGCCAAGCTCCAAGACATAAACCAGGCATGGTGGAAGGAACTTGAATCTGGCAAGGCAGCCATGAACTCTCCCCTTAATAAAGCGCTGAATGAAATTAATTTAGAAGACAGCATCGAGTTTCTCGAAAAAGCTGCAGCGCAGCCATCTGTTTTAGCGCAAGCGCAAATGGAATGGTGGGAAAATCAGATGAAGATCTGGCAGAACGTCACCTTGAAAAATGGTGATGACGCCGATCTGGTCAAGCCCGAAAAAGATGATAAACGCTTTACTGATCCGGCATGGGAAAGTGAAGCGTTCTATAACTATATCAAACAGTCTTATCTGCTGTTTAGCAATACGATGAAGCAAACAATCGACTCGATAGAGGGCATAGATGACAAAGCCAAAGAGCGTTTGCACTTCTTTTCCCGTCAGGCGATTAATGCCTTGTCCCCGACGAATTTCATTACGACTAACCCTGAACTCGCGAAGTTGACGGTGGCTACGAACGGTGAAAACCTGACGAAAGGGATGGAACTGTTACAGGAAGACATGAAGGCCAGTGCTGATGTGCTGAAGATCCGCATGACCAACGATAGTGCGTTCGAGCTTGGGGTGAACGTGGCGAACTCGGAAGGTCAGGTGGTCTTCAAAAATGACTTGTTTGAGTTAATTCAATACAAGCCGTTGACTGAGCAGGTGAATGCAACCCCGTTGTTAATTGTTCCGCCGTTTATCAATAAGTACTACATTCTGGATCTTCGTGAGAATAATTCCATGGTGCGTTGGCTGGTCGAGCAAGGACATACGGTCTTTATGATGTCCTGGCGCAACCCGGATGTCAGCATGGCCGGTGTCGACTTTGAAGATTATGTCCTTGATGGGGTGGTCAAGGCCGTTGATGCGGTTGAAGACATTACCGGTGAAAAGCAGATTCATGCTGCCGGTTATTGTATTGGTGGTACGCTGCTAGCTGTTGCGTTGGCGTATTATGCCGGTAAGCGGATGCGTAACCGCATAAAGTCGGCCACTTTCTTTACGACGCTGCTGGACTTTTCACAACCGGGAGAAATCGGCGCTTATATCAATGATCCGATCATCTCCGCGATTGAAGCGCAGAATGAGGCCAAAGGGTATATGGATGGGCGCTCATTGAGTGTCACATTCAGCCTCTTGCGTGAAAATAGTCTCTACTGGAACTACTACATTAACAATTACCTGAAAGGGAACAGCCCGATCGATTTCGATTTGCTGTACTGGAATGGTGATAGTACGAATGTTGCTGTGGCATGTCATAGTACCTTGCTTCGTCAGTTCTACCTTGAGAACAAGCTGGTTGACCCGAAAGGGTATCAAGTGGGCGGGGTGAATATTGACCTGTCTAAGATCAAAGTACCGGCTTACTTTATCTCGACTCAGGAAGACCATATTGCACTCTGGCAGGGGACTTACCGTGGTGCGAAGAATCTGAGCAGCAAGCTGACTTTTGTGTTGGGTGAATCCGGCCACATTGCGGGAATTGTGAACCACCCGGCGAAGAACAAGTACGGCTTTTACACCAGTGATAAAGTTGTTGATGATCCGGAGGCTTGGCTGGCATCTGCACAACGTCAGGACGGCTCTTGGTGGAATCACTGGAATACCTGGTTGGCTCAGTATGATTCGGCAGAGCCAGTTGATGGACGTGAGTTGGGCAATAAAAATTACCCGGCTCTGGCTCCCGCGCCTGGCAGTTATGTGCAGCAGACATTGCCGATTGAAGTGTCCAATGCCGTCGAAGCGAGTCAGCAATCCGTCAATGCTTAA
- a CDS encoding phasin family protein, which produces MYTEMFKSFSEQTEKSLAPYVKFNKVFTKNIEELTELQLAAVRAYSDLGISQLKAVSEVKDLQSFAEYNSQQLESLTKLSQQLIDDSNKFNAIAQSFKTEVEELVAENVKQATPTA; this is translated from the coding sequence ATGTATACGGAAATGTTTAAATCTTTCTCTGAGCAGACTGAAAAATCTTTGGCACCATACGTGAAGTTCAACAAAGTGTTCACCAAGAATATTGAAGAGCTGACAGAGCTGCAACTGGCAGCAGTTCGCGCGTATAGCGACCTTGGGATTTCTCAGCTCAAAGCTGTAAGCGAAGTGAAAGATCTGCAGTCTTTTGCTGAGTACAACAGCCAGCAACTGGAATCGTTGACAAAACTGTCTCAGCAGCTGATTGATGACAGCAATAAGTTCAATGCGATTGCTCAGTCTTTCAAAACTGAGGTGGAAGAGTTGGTTGCGGAAAATGTAAAGCAAGCCACGCCAACAGCATAA